Proteins from a single region of Dyadobacter fanqingshengii:
- a CDS encoding type II toxin-antitoxin system RelE family toxin: MKYKIELTHTAEKFLQKLSKRNYELVVRAVYSLADDPYQPGAKKLKGVDNTFRIRAGNFRILYNIDGGKLIVAVMDIGDRKDIYN, from the coding sequence TTGAAATACAAAATTGAACTCACACACACTGCTGAAAAATTCCTTCAAAAACTTTCTAAAAGAAATTATGAACTGGTAGTTCGGGCAGTTTATTCACTTGCTGATGATCCTTATCAACCTGGCGCAAAAAAATTGAAAGGTGTGGACAACACTTTTAGAATACGTGCAGGGAATTTCAGGATTTTATATAATATCGACGGAGGGAAACTTATCGTGGCTGTGATGGATATTGGTGACAGGAAAGATATTTACAATTAA
- a CDS encoding 3-keto-disaccharide hydrolase, which produces MRKLVQTCLFAFALLTSAFANNVEPNPTQPAPSPLEGRWDITVDMAGKMAPSWLEVRHSGNHTLIGQFTSVSGSARPISEVIFKDGKFSFEIPPQWEKGDGKFKLEGTLTGEKIAGSVTTPEGKTFPYTGVRAPSLRRTAAPVWGTPIKLTDGNVIKGWHAVGENQWIAENGILRSPKSGANLITDEKFNDFKLHVEFRIPKGSNSGVYLRGRYEVQVTDSKGMEPSLDQLGAIYGFLVPSEMMAKDPGEWQSFDITLVGRMLTLVTNGKTVITNQEIPGITGGALDSNEGEPGPLYIQGDHGPVEYRNIVITPAK; this is translated from the coding sequence ATGAGAAAATTAGTACAAACCTGCCTTTTCGCATTTGCATTGCTGACAAGTGCTTTTGCAAACAATGTTGAGCCTAACCCAACCCAGCCCGCACCTTCCCCACTCGAAGGCCGATGGGACATTACTGTGGATATGGCCGGCAAAATGGCCCCATCGTGGCTGGAAGTGCGCCATTCTGGCAACCATACGCTGATCGGACAGTTCACAAGTGTCTCCGGAAGCGCGCGGCCCATCTCAGAAGTGATTTTTAAAGATGGCAAATTCAGTTTCGAAATCCCGCCGCAATGGGAGAAAGGCGATGGCAAATTCAAACTTGAAGGAACACTTACGGGTGAGAAAATCGCAGGGTCTGTGACAACACCGGAAGGCAAAACTTTCCCATACACGGGCGTGCGCGCACCGTCGTTACGCAGAACAGCAGCGCCAGTGTGGGGTACACCCATTAAATTGACTGACGGGAATGTGATCAAAGGATGGCACGCCGTAGGCGAAAACCAGTGGATTGCTGAAAACGGCATTCTGCGCAGTCCGAAATCGGGTGCTAATCTTATTACAGACGAAAAATTCAACGACTTTAAGCTTCATGTTGAATTCCGCATTCCAAAAGGAAGCAACAGCGGCGTGTATCTGAGAGGTCGTTATGAAGTCCAGGTTACTGATAGTAAAGGAATGGAACCGTCTCTGGATCAACTCGGTGCCATTTACGGCTTTCTGGTTCCCAGCGAAATGATGGCCAAAGATCCGGGTGAATGGCAGTCTTTTGACATTACATTGGTAGGCCGGATGCTAACCCTTGTTACCAACGGAAAAACGGTTATCACGAATCAGGAAATCCCTGGAATTACGGGTGGTGCGCTGGACAGCAACGAAGGAGAACCAGGTCCGCTTTACATTCAAGGTGACCACGGCCCGGTTGAATACAGAAACATTGTGATCACGCCTGCGAAATAA
- a CDS encoding gluconate 2-dehydrogenase subunit 3 family protein, with protein sequence MKRREAVQKITFLLGGTISAPLMAGIMGEKLNFGPSLDLSAEQEALLADVADTIIPTTGTPGAKAAGADKFITRVMRDCFEMADQKKFYSGLEKIDAQSKEVYGKGFSALDATQKNDIVKRTTVSDKPFFLQMKGLTVTGYFTSEIGATQALDYLPIPGRFDGSWPMPKGQKSWAL encoded by the coding sequence ATGAAGCGTAGAGAAGCTGTTCAAAAAATAACCTTCCTGCTCGGAGGCACGATCTCCGCGCCGTTGATGGCTGGCATCATGGGAGAAAAACTGAACTTTGGCCCTTCACTTGACCTGTCCGCTGAACAAGAGGCACTTTTAGCCGATGTAGCAGATACGATCATCCCGACAACCGGAACGCCGGGGGCCAAAGCTGCGGGCGCAGACAAGTTCATCACCAGGGTCATGCGCGATTGCTTCGAAATGGCGGATCAGAAAAAATTCTATTCAGGACTCGAAAAAATAGACGCGCAAAGCAAGGAAGTGTACGGAAAAGGATTCTCCGCACTCGACGCAACACAGAAGAACGACATTGTGAAACGCACGACGGTTTCAGACAAGCCATTTTTCCTGCAAATGAAGGGTTTGACGGTTACCGGCTATTTCACTTCGGAAATTGGCGCTACCCAGGCACTGGATTACTTACCGATCCCCGGAAGATTTGACGGCAGCTGGCCAATGCCCAAGGGCCAGAAAAGCTGGGCGCTCTGA
- a CDS encoding GMC oxidoreductase: protein MANLNIDALKEVTYDAIVIGSGVSGGWAAKELTEKGLKVLMLEKGKNLEHVTGYENALKAPWETQYNGRLTVKQKETHPFLSRDYPYNELTEKYWMNDMDSPYEEKKRFDWFRPNIVGGKSIMWGRQSYRLSDIDFEANLKDGVAVDWPIRYKDIAPWYSYVEKHVGISGEKLGLPQLPDSDFIPPMDMYFVEKEVRKRLEKQFPGRNMTIGRVANLSQPTKIQLEGGRSPCQYRNKCSLGCPYGAYFSTQSSTLPPAVKTGLLTLRPDTVVREIIYDAKSSKATGVRVVDAVTLQEKEYFAGLIFVCASALASTALLLNSTSDRFPNGMGNDSGELGHNLMDHHFRTGASGVWEGDLDKYYFGRRANGIYIPRYRNIGADKRDYLRGFGYQGGGGRQGWQRNVAELSFGADFKEELTTPGNWTMGFGGFGETLPYHENYMYLNKDKKDKFGIPAVVFDADLRENEKKMRVDMMNDAAEMLEKSGLKNVKTHDNGSYLGMAIHEMGTARMGRDPKTSVLNGNNQLHSVKNVFVTDGAAMTSASCVNPSLTYMALTARAVDFAVKESKKKNI from the coding sequence ATGGCGAATTTAAATATTGATGCACTAAAAGAAGTTACCTACGACGCAATCGTGATCGGTTCCGGCGTATCCGGTGGCTGGGCAGCCAAAGAGCTGACAGAAAAAGGACTGAAAGTTTTAATGCTCGAAAAAGGCAAAAACCTGGAACACGTTACAGGCTACGAAAATGCCCTGAAAGCACCCTGGGAAACGCAGTACAACGGCCGTTTGACCGTAAAACAAAAAGAAACACACCCATTCCTCTCCCGCGATTACCCGTATAACGAGCTGACGGAGAAATATTGGATGAATGATATGGACTCTCCATATGAAGAGAAAAAAAGATTCGACTGGTTCCGCCCGAACATTGTCGGCGGCAAGTCCATCATGTGGGGAAGGCAGTCGTACAGGTTAAGCGACATTGATTTTGAGGCGAACTTGAAAGACGGCGTTGCGGTTGACTGGCCGATCCGCTATAAAGACATTGCACCCTGGTATTCATATGTTGAGAAACATGTGGGGATTTCGGGTGAAAAATTAGGGCTTCCTCAATTACCGGACAGCGATTTCATTCCGCCTATGGATATGTATTTTGTTGAAAAAGAGGTTAGAAAAAGACTTGAAAAGCAATTCCCGGGCCGTAACATGACCATTGGCCGCGTGGCTAACCTTTCGCAACCAACAAAAATCCAGCTGGAAGGGGGCCGTTCTCCGTGTCAGTATCGTAATAAATGCTCATTAGGCTGTCCTTATGGCGCTTATTTCAGCACGCAGTCGAGCACGCTTCCGCCTGCGGTTAAGACGGGTTTGCTAACATTGCGTCCCGACACGGTTGTAAGAGAAATCATTTATGATGCAAAATCAAGCAAAGCCACAGGTGTGCGGGTTGTGGATGCGGTAACATTGCAGGAAAAGGAGTATTTCGCTGGATTGATTTTCGTTTGCGCCAGTGCATTGGCATCCACTGCATTGCTGCTTAACTCAACTTCCGATCGCTTTCCGAATGGAATGGGCAACGATTCAGGTGAGCTTGGACACAATTTGATGGACCACCATTTCAGAACAGGCGCAAGTGGCGTTTGGGAAGGTGATTTGGATAAGTATTACTTCGGCCGCCGTGCAAATGGCATTTACATTCCCCGTTACCGGAACATTGGTGCTGACAAGCGCGACTATCTGCGCGGATTTGGTTATCAGGGTGGCGGTGGCCGCCAGGGATGGCAGCGCAATGTTGCCGAACTTTCCTTCGGTGCGGATTTCAAAGAAGAACTGACGACTCCGGGTAACTGGACCATGGGCTTCGGCGGTTTTGGCGAAACATTGCCTTACCACGAAAACTACATGTATCTCAACAAGGATAAGAAAGATAAATTTGGTATTCCGGCTGTTGTCTTTGATGCAGACCTTCGTGAAAACGAAAAGAAAATGCGCGTGGACATGATGAATGACGCCGCCGAAATGCTTGAAAAATCGGGTCTTAAAAATGTGAAAACACATGACAACGGATCTTACCTCGGAATGGCCATCCACGAAATGGGAACTGCCAGAATGGGCCGTGATCCAAAAACTTCGGTTTTGAATGGTAATAACCAATTGCATTCTGTTAAAAACGTGTTCGTAACGGATGGTGCAGCGATGACTTCGGCTTCCTGCGTGAACCCATCGCTTACTTACATGGCATTAACAGCCCGCGCGGTTGATTTTGCCGTGAAAGAATCGAAGAAGAAAAATATCTGA
- a CDS encoding MFS transporter, which yields MQEKAKISAARKAVLLIFLVCGIGLSSWAPMVPFAKLALGLSEADLGVVLLSLGAGAILTMPMTGVLINKYGSRRISLFSALIIAIFLPLLLLARTPYELAAALFVFGAGIGSVDVAMNAQAVLVQEKHGSHIMSSFHGMFSVGGLLGSIGLGFLIKAGLSPTVAAVSISAMLIIITATQFKYLLPHSEEAKIDSASFILPKGPVLVLGLMCFILFLAEGSLLDWSAVFLQFSRNFDPSLSGVGYAAFSVAMAVMRLTGDGIIHKLGPSKVVFYGTFLAGVGFLLAVTLPWAPAALLGFVLVGLGAANVVPIFFTAAGRFPNIPPSISLPAVTTLGYAGQLAGPALIGFIAEFTSLSIALGFVGVLLFIVAFTYKHRD from the coding sequence ATGCAAGAAAAAGCAAAAATCAGCGCAGCAAGAAAAGCCGTTTTACTCATTTTCCTGGTCTGCGGAATCGGGCTGTCCAGCTGGGCTCCAATGGTTCCGTTTGCAAAACTTGCATTAGGACTCAGTGAGGCCGATTTAGGTGTCGTACTTCTATCATTGGGAGCAGGCGCGATTTTGACAATGCCTATGACGGGTGTTTTAATCAATAAATATGGCAGCAGGAGGATATCCTTGTTTTCTGCACTCATTATTGCCATATTCCTTCCACTGCTATTACTCGCCAGAACGCCTTACGAGCTTGCAGCAGCATTATTCGTCTTTGGTGCGGGCATTGGATCCGTCGACGTCGCCATGAATGCACAGGCTGTGTTGGTGCAGGAAAAGCATGGAAGCCACATTATGTCATCGTTTCACGGCATGTTCAGCGTGGGTGGCTTGCTGGGTTCCATCGGGTTGGGTTTTCTGATCAAGGCCGGATTATCGCCAACGGTTGCCGCGGTAAGCATTTCTGCCATGCTCATCATCATTACTGCAACACAATTCAAATATTTGCTCCCACATTCCGAAGAAGCCAAAATAGACAGCGCCAGTTTTATCCTTCCAAAAGGCCCCGTGCTCGTACTGGGACTCATGTGCTTCATTCTTTTTCTGGCAGAAGGCTCATTGCTGGATTGGAGCGCGGTGTTTTTGCAATTTTCAAGAAACTTTGACCCATCGCTTTCCGGTGTTGGGTATGCCGCTTTTTCTGTGGCAATGGCAGTTATGCGCTTAACCGGCGATGGCATCATTCACAAACTGGGGCCATCGAAAGTGGTTTTTTACGGAACATTTCTGGCAGGAGTAGGCTTTCTGCTAGCAGTGACGTTACCCTGGGCACCAGCTGCATTATTGGGCTTTGTACTGGTTGGTCTGGGTGCTGCCAATGTAGTTCCGATCTTCTTCACAGCCGCTGGGCGATTCCCAAACATTCCGCCTTCGATCTCACTTCCCGCGGTTACAACATTAGGTTACGCAGGACAGCTGGCTGGCCCCGCATTGATCGGTTTTATAGCAGAATTCACATCTCTATCCATTGCACTGGGCTTTGTAGGCGTGCTTTTGTTTATCGTGGCTTTCACTTATAAACACAGGGATTGA
- a CDS encoding BamA/TamA family outer membrane protein, with amino-acid sequence MKKIKAWWLVSVIIIAASYRVQAQEGWFKKFVQKTISDTTAPGESSFRIYPTLGYSPETSFEFGLSSLLIFQAKKDTLNRLSEIQAFTFLTLEAQYGIWLDNAIYGDKDKWFFLGRTRFQRFPLLYYGIGPETVGEDPALIDANYILFKQRVLRKIRPNLFVGPEIDYQQLYNTSFEQPDNHTYDKPLGSDGTRNIGLGGALVYDNRHNVLNVRKGFFGEISFLKYSSGLGSNYNFQGVNVDVRSSHPVSARNVLAWQVLGNFYSGNVPFNQLALMGGEMIMRGYYYGRYRDKNMLAGQVEHRWLPFGFSKRFGAVAFAGTAVVAPKLNAFTFKHVRPSGGVGLRYLLFPKKDIYLRLDVGFTKDGPGFYLFTGEAF; translated from the coding sequence TTGAAGAAGATCAAAGCTTGGTGGCTTGTCTCCGTTATCATCATTGCGGCCAGCTATCGCGTGCAGGCACAGGAAGGTTGGTTTAAAAAATTCGTACAAAAGACCATTTCCGATACAACTGCCCCGGGCGAATCCAGTTTCAGGATTTATCCGACATTAGGCTATTCCCCGGAAACCAGTTTTGAGTTTGGTCTTTCCTCTCTGTTAATTTTTCAGGCTAAAAAGGACACGCTGAACCGTTTAAGCGAAATCCAGGCTTTTACATTTTTAACTTTGGAGGCACAATATGGAATCTGGCTTGACAATGCGATTTATGGTGACAAAGACAAATGGTTTTTTCTTGGCCGGACGCGTTTTCAGCGGTTTCCGTTGCTTTACTATGGAATTGGGCCCGAAACTGTTGGTGAAGATCCTGCATTGATTGATGCAAACTACATCCTATTCAAGCAGCGTGTTTTGAGAAAGATACGGCCTAATTTGTTCGTAGGGCCCGAAATTGACTATCAGCAATTGTATAACACAAGCTTTGAGCAACCCGACAATCATACTTATGACAAGCCTCTGGGAAGTGACGGGACGCGGAATATAGGGTTGGGTGGCGCTTTGGTTTACGATAACCGGCATAATGTGCTGAATGTTCGTAAAGGGTTTTTTGGAGAAATATCTTTTTTGAAATACAGCTCGGGATTGGGAAGCAATTATAATTTTCAAGGGGTAAATGTGGATGTGCGCTCTTCGCATCCTGTGAGTGCACGTAATGTGCTCGCGTGGCAGGTTCTAGGCAATTTTTACTCGGGTAATGTTCCTTTCAACCAGCTTGCGCTGATGGGTGGCGAAATGATCATGCGGGGTTATTACTATGGCCGTTATCGGGATAAAAATATGCTTGCTGGCCAGGTGGAGCACCGCTGGCTTCCTTTTGGGTTCAGTAAGCGGTTTGGGGCCGTGGCTTTTGCGGGAACGGCTGTTGTGGCTCCGAAGTTGAATGCATTCACGTTTAAGCATGTCCGTCCGTCCGGTGGGGTAGGATTGCGCTATCTGCTTTTCCCCAAAAAGGATATTTACCTGAGGCTGGATGTTGGTTTTACCAAAGATGGCCCGGGGTTTTATTTGTTTACGGGAGAAGCATTTTAA
- a CDS encoding family 10 glycosylhydrolase: MKKFAALFCLIFFTNSLCAQKTPVNDLWWKRNNLRVIQMNLPSYEAATINADSIVADLITYSANTLLINAGGIMAFYPTKLDFHYTNPFMKENVLGELIKKCHQNNIKVIVRFDFSRVHESIYKAHPDWCYISSKGERIINTDMYVVSINAPYVQEKAFKIIEEVIDMFPIDGIFLNMPGYQVNNPYEGKYHGIDQNDFDKKAFAAYAHGKVLPTEENKADTLYQKYLEFKKHTVENWSERLHKLVKSRNEQIAICTYSDKFVDIIRHESQSMTTLPYWPYTASDNVGNAVNSFPDHIISNASIQQISFQSRYNAVEPQEVQIRLYENIANGSGLDLSMMGDMRGYEDERNYEVIRKVYAFHKKHEQYFGKYKSLAKIAIVAPGAWPNGEPMQEYRGIQLMLREAHIPFDIIEDGQIGNLSEKVKAYKLIILPEITYLKPEAVQVLKEASKAGTNLIATNRTLFDSPETLQELFGAKIEKKDNDGAGNYLVPDNRSIFKSFPGQKMLFWKFNLGLYDLSGADQKLLPVLAKGRPGPPEIIGGHEPTGYYALGIKNHAKSKALIFPVNLGRIYYMHGYQEHKNLLLDAIHYVLPEAPLDIQTNAPQRVEVILKEFVKNNVSNKEKINSDGLILHLVNLTGFSGNTYFEPLPVYNLNFKIKSAKKPARIFSLSSGQPIKFTYDNTFINLTISKLDGFEGVVMEY; the protein is encoded by the coding sequence ATGAAAAAATTTGCAGCGCTTTTTTGTCTGATATTTTTTACAAATTCCCTTTGTGCCCAGAAGACTCCTGTTAATGACCTTTGGTGGAAAAGGAACAATTTGCGCGTTATCCAGATGAACCTGCCATCCTATGAAGCTGCGACCATCAATGCCGATTCTATCGTTGCCGATCTGATCACCTATTCAGCTAACACATTGCTGATCAATGCAGGCGGCATTATGGCGTTCTATCCCACCAAGCTGGATTTCCATTATACCAATCCTTTTATGAAGGAGAATGTATTGGGTGAGTTGATCAAAAAGTGCCATCAAAACAACATTAAGGTCATTGTCCGCTTCGATTTCAGCCGCGTTCACGAAAGCATTTACAAAGCGCATCCCGATTGGTGTTACATTTCTTCAAAAGGCGAACGGATTATTAATACCGACATGTATGTGGTTTCCATTAATGCGCCATATGTCCAGGAAAAGGCTTTCAAGATCATTGAAGAGGTGATTGATATGTTTCCCATCGACGGAATTTTCCTGAATATGCCGGGTTACCAGGTCAATAATCCGTACGAAGGCAAATATCACGGCATTGACCAGAATGATTTTGACAAAAAAGCTTTTGCCGCATATGCCCATGGGAAAGTGCTTCCTACGGAGGAAAACAAAGCCGACACGCTCTATCAAAAGTATCTCGAATTTAAGAAACATACGGTCGAAAATTGGTCAGAAAGACTGCACAAACTGGTTAAATCCAGAAATGAGCAGATCGCCATTTGCACGTATTCGGATAAGTTCGTGGATATTATCCGCCACGAATCGCAAAGCATGACCACCCTGCCCTACTGGCCTTACACGGCTTCCGACAATGTGGGTAATGCCGTAAATTCCTTCCCGGATCACATTATCAGCAATGCCAGCATTCAGCAGATTTCTTTTCAATCGCGTTATAATGCGGTTGAGCCTCAAGAAGTTCAGATCCGGCTTTATGAGAACATTGCCAATGGCTCGGGGCTGGATCTCAGCATGATGGGCGATATGCGGGGATATGAGGATGAGCGTAATTATGAGGTGATTCGGAAGGTTTATGCTTTCCACAAAAAGCATGAGCAGTATTTTGGTAAATATAAATCGCTTGCCAAAATCGCCATTGTTGCACCCGGCGCCTGGCCTAATGGCGAGCCGATGCAGGAATATCGCGGCATCCAGCTCATGCTGCGGGAGGCACACATTCCTTTTGACATTATTGAAGACGGGCAGATCGGAAATCTGTCCGAGAAAGTGAAGGCTTACAAACTCATCATTCTTCCCGAAATCACTTATTTGAAACCCGAAGCCGTTCAAGTGCTGAAAGAAGCGAGTAAAGCCGGCACAAACCTGATCGCCACTAACCGCACATTATTCGACAGTCCGGAAACATTGCAGGAATTATTTGGGGCAAAAATTGAGAAGAAAGACAATGACGGAGCGGGGAATTATCTTGTGCCCGATAACAGGAGTATTTTTAAAAGTTTTCCGGGTCAGAAAATGCTTTTCTGGAAATTCAATCTGGGTCTTTACGATCTTTCCGGCGCCGATCAAAAATTACTTCCGGTTTTGGCCAAAGGCCGCCCCGGCCCGCCGGAGATCATCGGAGGTCACGAACCAACCGGTTACTATGCACTGGGAATTAAAAATCATGCGAAAAGTAAGGCGCTCATATTCCCGGTGAACCTCGGACGGATTTATTATATGCACGGTTATCAGGAACACAAAAATCTGCTTCTGGACGCAATTCATTATGTTTTACCAGAAGCTCCACTAGACATTCAAACCAATGCGCCGCAAAGAGTTGAAGTTATTTTAAAGGAATTTGTGAAGAATAACGTCAGTAATAAAGAGAAGATTAACAGCGACGGCTTGATCCTGCATTTGGTCAATTTAACTGGGTTTAGCGGCAACACTTATTTCGAGCCATTGCCGGTTTACAATTTAAATTTCAAAATCAAATCAGCCAAGAAACCAGCCAGAATCTTCTCATTAAGCAGTGGACAACCCATCAAATTCACTTACGACAACACATTCATCAATCTGACAATAAGCAAGCTGGATGGATTTGAAGGTGTTGTGATGGAGTATTAA
- a CDS encoding group II truncated hemoglobin, translating to MDQKPIPTLYEWAGGMPVFETLTALFYEKVLADPLLEPVFKHMSTEHQLHVAHFIAEVFGGPEMYSTQEGSHFKMIQKHLSKHLTEAHRKRWVSLLLETADEISLPDDPEFRSAFVAYIEWGTRIAVLNSNIDDLKMNPEEPMPKWGWGVPGGPFITT from the coding sequence ATGGATCAAAAACCAATTCCCACATTATACGAATGGGCAGGCGGAATGCCTGTTTTTGAGACGCTTACTGCACTTTTTTATGAAAAAGTGTTGGCAGATCCGCTTCTGGAACCGGTTTTTAAGCACATGTCAACCGAGCATCAGTTGCACGTGGCGCACTTTATAGCTGAGGTTTTTGGCGGGCCGGAAATGTATAGCACGCAGGAAGGAAGCCACTTCAAAATGATCCAAAAGCATTTATCCAAACACCTGACCGAAGCCCACAGAAAACGCTGGGTTTCCCTGCTTTTGGAAACAGCCGATGAGATCAGCCTCCCAGACGATCCCGAATTCCGTTCGGCATTTGTCGCCTATATCGAGTGGGGCACGCGCATTGCAGTCCTCAACTCCAACATCGACGACCTGAAAATGAACCCGGAGGAGCCGATGCCCAAATGGGGCTGGGGCGTCCCGGGTGGGCCTTTTATTACAACTTAG
- a CDS encoding SMP-30/gluconolactonase/LRE family protein, producing MHIARTFVFIFYISIQILSAQAPAENYPADPASEEQAGVPKGEVLKFTFEQSKIFPGTWREYWVYVPAQYKPDKPACVYVNQDGIQWKAPVVFDNLIHKGEMPVTIGVFVMHGKVKAANAGDANDRFNRSFEYDGLGDAYARFILEEILPEVEKQKTTDGRQIRLSKNGNDRAIGGSSSGAVCAFTAAWERPDAFTRAYSAIGTYVGLRGADRYHTLVRKYEPKPIRIFLQDGANDLNIYAGDWWMANQTMLRALTFAGYEVKHQWGEGGHNGKQGTALFPEAMRYLWKDWPKPVRAGISQNQMLGAIPIPGQDWELASEKPKVKYQKQKIAKEIPGNDSIIAYNGDVYVASLDGGEKSSTIYLIKPNGEKLVVDKGLHFASGVALTPDQILLYATESASHWVWAYQIQADGTLKHKQKFGWLHVRDNDENAWADGLTCDRDGRIYVATRSGIQVLDQTGRVNAILPTPNGAMSNMAFGGKDFDTIYVTANEKIYRRKLNVRGANGWDVPNKPEAPKL from the coding sequence ATGCACATTGCACGCACGTTTGTTTTCATTTTTTACATATCCATACAAATACTTTCCGCGCAAGCACCCGCGGAAAACTATCCCGCAGATCCTGCTTCGGAAGAACAGGCTGGCGTGCCCAAAGGGGAGGTTTTGAAATTCACGTTCGAGCAATCTAAAATTTTTCCGGGAACCTGGCGGGAATATTGGGTTTATGTCCCTGCCCAATACAAACCCGACAAACCGGCCTGTGTTTATGTCAATCAGGACGGAATTCAATGGAAAGCGCCTGTTGTGTTTGATAATCTGATCCATAAGGGCGAAATGCCGGTTACTATCGGTGTTTTTGTGATGCATGGGAAAGTAAAAGCGGCCAATGCAGGCGATGCTAATGACCGGTTTAACAGGAGTTTCGAATATGATGGGTTGGGTGATGCTTACGCCAGATTTATCCTGGAAGAAATATTGCCGGAAGTTGAAAAGCAAAAAACCACCGACGGACGCCAGATCCGTTTGTCCAAAAACGGGAATGACCGGGCGATAGGCGGATCGAGCAGCGGGGCCGTTTGCGCATTTACGGCAGCGTGGGAAAGGCCGGATGCTTTTACCAGGGCTTACAGCGCAATCGGAACGTATGTTGGTCTGCGTGGCGCCGATCGTTATCACACATTGGTCAGAAAATATGAACCGAAACCTATCCGCATTTTCTTGCAGGATGGCGCCAACGACCTGAACATTTACGCGGGCGACTGGTGGATGGCAAACCAGACCATGCTCCGCGCATTAACATTTGCAGGCTATGAGGTAAAACACCAATGGGGTGAAGGCGGCCACAATGGCAAGCAAGGCACAGCATTATTCCCGGAGGCAATGCGTTATTTATGGAAAGACTGGCCTAAACCAGTCAGAGCAGGAATATCACAGAATCAAATGCTTGGTGCCATACCCATTCCCGGGCAGGATTGGGAGCTGGCTTCGGAAAAGCCGAAAGTCAAATATCAAAAGCAAAAAATCGCGAAGGAAATCCCCGGAAATGACTCGATAATTGCCTACAATGGCGATGTATATGTTGCATCGTTAGATGGCGGGGAGAAATCCAGCACAATTTACCTGATCAAACCGAATGGGGAAAAATTAGTTGTTGACAAAGGCTTGCATTTCGCAAGTGGCGTTGCATTAACTCCCGACCAAATATTGTTATATGCCACGGAATCTGCTTCACATTGGGTTTGGGCTTATCAAATCCAGGCGGACGGAACATTGAAACATAAACAAAAATTCGGCTGGCTGCATGTTCGCGATAATGATGAAAATGCCTGGGCCGACGGCCTTACGTGCGATCGCGACGGTCGCATATATGTGGCAACGCGCTCAGGAATCCAGGTTCTGGACCAGACAGGCCGCGTTAATGCCATATTACCAACTCCAAATGGCGCAATGTCAAACATGGCTTTTGGAGGCAAGGATTTCGACACAATCTACGTCACCGCCAATGAAAAAATTTATCGCCGGAAATTGAATGTGAGGGGTGCAAATGGCTGGGACGTTCCCAACAAGCCTGAGGCGCCTAAGTTGTAA